The following coding sequences lie in one bacterium genomic window:
- the tsaE gene encoding tRNA (adenosine(37)-N6)-threonylcarbamoyltransferase complex ATPase subunit type 1 TsaE: MAVFTSKDIKDTEKFAAQFIREISKQKKQLGATVVGLSGELGSGKTAFVKGVAQALGVKNTVTSPTFVLEKIYTLPPGKEFSKLVHIDAYRLEDKKELNALNWDEVIEDSKILILIEWPECVKGALPKDAMRIEFRFVSEHTREIRVK; this comes from the coding sequence CGAAGGACATCAAAGACACGGAGAAATTTGCTGCGCAATTTATTCGCGAGATATCGAAACAAAAAAAACAACTAGGCGCCACTGTTGTTGGTCTTTCTGGCGAGCTTGGGTCGGGAAAAACGGCGTTTGTAAAAGGAGTGGCGCAAGCACTCGGGGTCAAAAACACCGTCACGAGCCCAACTTTTGTTCTTGAGAAAATCTACACACTTCCGCCAGGCAAAGAATTTTCAAAACTTGTTCACATTGATGCGTATCGATTGGAAGACAAAAAAGAATTAAACGCACTTAATTGGGATGAGGTCATAGAAGACTCCAAAATATTGATATTGATTGAGTGGCCGGAATGCGTAAAGGGGGCATTGCCAAAAGATGCAATGAGAATAGAATTTCGGTTCGTAAGTGAACATACGAGGGAAATTAGAGTAAAATAA